The Humulus lupulus chromosome 7, drHumLupu1.1, whole genome shotgun sequence region CAACTCCATGTTTTAACTTATTTTTTCTAACTTTACCAAACTTCCTTTAAAACATTGCCAATGATTAAATTAGTGTGGAATCTCCTTTAGATTTGGTGTCCAGTCTTTTTTCATCACATTAACTCTTGAAAACTTCAGGCTTCATTTGCTGTTTCACTTGATGTCTTCTTTTCCTTCTAAGTCCAGCATTCTTTAATATGTTGTACACTTGCTCACCAAGCTTTTAGGCAAAGTCAACTGCAACAATATTGTGCAAAGGCTAGTGATAGCGGACTACTCTTTCATGTTAATTCCTTTGTGTTAGAGGTTTGACTGTCTTTTAATTCCTTTGTAGTTTCTTACAAAATTCTTGTTTTCCACTTAGAAAAGGAAGAGTGTGAAATATGTGAACGTATGGTTGAAATAACCATGTACTCGTGAGTCTCTTTGAATTAACAAGTATCTAGCATTTACTTTTGTAGAGAAACCATATCGTCTTTCTGATGAGTATTTGTTTTCTAATGAGAAATGTGTTGTTCTATTAAGAGAAATTAGAAGAAAAATAGGACATGAAATCTTCAGAAAGAAAAAAGGTAAGAAGGGATTCAACAATTTTATCTAAACCATATGTCTAAAAGGGTCAATCCCTAGGACTTTTTTTCTTGAGAAACACacgaagaaataaaaaaaaaaaacaagaaatctTCACAAAGCAAAAAAGGGAAGAAGGAGAAACAAAATACAACATCAACCTTCCCAGCTTAAGAGAATCATATGCAAAGGTACTTTTTAAGTTCAGTGTAtgaagaaattcataaagaaaccTATATCTTACTTTCTCCCAAATTTAATTCATCTTCTACCACATTATGGTAAATTCTTTTTTTTGTTCCTGTTTAGATTGCCCATAAAATTGCTAACACTGCATGATTGAGTCATTGATTCACAAGCAGTGTGCTGGCTGTGATTGttctacatatatattttttctttgttaggaatctagtaaatttttgttttttatgttgAGTGTATATATAGTTCTTTTTACTTTTGTGATTCAGGATAATTTTCTCTTTTAGGGTCCTGAGTTGGTTATCCACCAAACTAAAGAATGTTTAGACAGAATGGGAGAATGGTGTCAAAGTCATCATGCAGCTAGTGGTAAGCAGCTAATATCTGCTGACATCTGTTGTTCCACACTTTTTGTAGTACTTAATTTGTTGATGCATGCTTTTTTCAATTTATATTGTAAGATGTTTTGCTCTAATTTTGGCAAGATTTGTTAGATATTATTGTTGATATCATCTCTAACCAATTTAAACAAGTATAGGGTTGACCAAAAAAGTGATCCACAGTACAATTAGTGAAAGAGAAGCAGAAAATCAGGTATGCAAGAGCTTTACTTTCGGTAGGAGTTTCTGCTGTGTAGTTTACTTAATAGTTTGCAGTTGGACCTTGATAATGTGCCGTTTCTAAGAAAAGTTGTTTTTGCCCTACATTCAATTTTCAACTTTGCTTCTTTTCTATTCTCTTTCATGTTGTTCCTATTAGTGGTGTTGACGACTTTTAAAATTCTATTTGTTCATATCAGAGGACTCTGAAATATGTGACCCCTACAATCTGAGATTGATCACGTGAAAAAAAGTCCAACCTGATATTTTCTGGCTAAACAAAATATTTTTCCTGGATGAGTTTTGTTGAATATATAAATTTCAGCCAAGTGAAATGATAAAATTCCAAATAcataatatttcaaactcttcAATTAACATCAAGCTAATTGTACAATAATTTGATAACTTAGGttttttttaatcttataatTTAAAAACAAAGATATAATTGAAATTCTCTTGaacttattatttaaataattaattcaattcATTGTGATTATAATTTGGATCTTGCACAACTAGGTTTTTTACCATTTTTTGAGGAAACTTAATAGagcaaacaaaaaataataacgGGAAGACAAATATGCTTTGGACTTAGTTGTGATCAGCAGCTCATTTAGTTATTTAATCAGAAAAAATAGTATTTGGATGACTTCTGAGTATTTATTTTTCTGATTCCATAGATTGCGACTTTTATCTAGGGCCATAATTACTCTAATAATGCAACTTTGAATAGTTATCTTATTGCTCTCTTTTTTATCCTTTCAAATTTAGGTTGTCTTTTATTTTTTGGTTCTGCAGGTTATtgaatttgtgaagaaaaatgtTGGCACATACACGCCTCTTTTAGCGGGAAATACAGTCTATATGGATTTCATATTTCTAAGGGTAAATTGTTTTTCTAATAGTTACAAATACTATTAAGGGtgcatttatgttttttttttctaatcccTATTAATTTTTGTCGTCATTTATACatgaaattttaattttatttaaatatcatCATATAGAAAtcgaatatatataaataaatatcatataatttgTTTTCTTGGTTGGATATACTTTTGTGGCTAAAACTATGTTTACCATTACAATTTAGTTCTATCTTTCTTCAAAAAGTTCAGTTGTATATAATATTTAGACTGGGCAAGTGCATATTGCCACTAAATAAACTTCTGTTATGTCAATCATATCTTTCCTATCTATAGGCCAAATACCAAACTTGTATCGCGGGTTTGTTTTTGCCGGACTTCCCTTATTGATACCTCCTTTCTTTGTTCATTTACTAGCATCTTTTTAATTTTGTTCAGAAATACATGCCAGAATTAGCTAGCCTTTTCTCCCATGTTGTAGTTGACGTCAGCAGCGTGAGAGCTCTATGCATTCGTTGGTATCCTAGAGgtaaataaacatattaaatagtTAGTTAAATTTATAAAAGTTATTTTCGTACACTACTTAAGAGGAGACTCTGTCCttctaaaatttttaaaaatgattttcacttttatttactCCATCTATTTTGTTTCAAACCCAGAATCCCTAGAAAGTTACTGGAGAACTTAATTGCTTGCAGGCTACTTAAGTTGAAAGTTTAAGTAGAATTGACCTGGTTTTGTGTATGAAGTGACATATGCATTTTTTCTTGGATAACTGCAGTAAGATTTTGTTGATCATGAAGCAGTAGCATATATAATCTATAATGTTTTAGACTGTTAGAATCCCACATTGACTAAGTGATTGGTTGGTGGTGTGTGGCTCATCGACTAAGTATGAGATTGATGGATGGTTTATAACTACTTGGGCACCCTCCTTCCATAGGCTAGTTTTTTGGGGTGTGAGTTCTACCAAATGGGTCACCCTCAAGTAGGACCCCCTTCGCAGAAGGGGCGACCTCTGGAAAAGCCCAAAGTGGGCCACCATAGTGTGGGCAGCTATGGACGGGACTAAGTATGGGAACCAATTTAGTACAccatattattaatattaataccttTTATATGATAAATTGgttcaaaattaaattttttatcaaAAAGAAACTCATAAAATTAGTGGAAAGGTACAATTTTGAATTGCTAAGGTATAATTTTGAATTGCTAAATAAGTGTTCTAAGAACAATAATAAGGtactaaaataatatatattcccTTAATTAAATGATAATAAATTCTGAAATAAGTGTCTGTCTTACAAAATACAAAGGAAATTGGTAGTAACTTACAATTATACCAAGTTTATTGTGATTGTGATTGTtgtattttcattatttttcttcttcttttgtttccCATATACTTTTTCGTCATTCTATGTTTTGAACTTGAATTTTGCTAAAGAAAAATTTTTAAATACTTGGAAAAAGAAATAGGACAATTATTCCTTacgttttataaaattttattttgcaATTTCTCTTTTCTGATATatcctttaaaaaaaattagaaaattctctaatttttaaattaaactcCCTTCTAAAATCCATGACCCAAATATAATTTAACTGATACTGTGGAAGTTCTGATTATGTGATATCCCAGTGTTTGCAACAATTACATTTCCTTGCATGATATGCATTGTATCATAGTATTTCCCCTAGTTCTTTTCAAGTGATTTAATTCTTCCCATGAGGTAGTAGTTAGTTAATCACCTGATCACCTTCTTTTGCTTATGCAGATCAAAGGAAAGCCCCGGTTAAAGAAAGTAAACACAGAGCCATGGATGATATCAGAGAAAGCATTCTGGAACTCAAATATTTCAAAGAGAATATATTTAAAGCTTCAAAGTCTAAAAGGTGATGGGTAGATGGATCTGGGTTTAAGTGTGAATTTCAGTGTGGGGGTCTAATTTTCCATGTACTTCCGCACTAGTAGTTTTTGATTTATAGGGAGTCTTTTCTAATTTATGAAGTTTGTTATAAATATTTTGTTCAAACATTCCTGCTAATGCAACGATTTTGGTTTATGTGGGGAACCCAACCTACAGTGTAAATGTATTAAGCTATCACCAACTTATTTgtcacataacataatttatgCTATTTAGACCATTTTCTCTCTTACTCTTATGTTGTATTTTTCAATAGTGTTGACTGCTGAGTTCTTTCTTTAAGGAACTGTTTCCTCTCGATTGTCGTTTTCTTTATTTTCATCTGCTACTTGTCGTTTGGACCGTTTTGTCTTTTCCTTTTTTAAGGGAAAAGAACTTTCTTGAAGGAGCATTTTGAATATGAATGCTATTTTCATTCATATTCCATGTTTTCAGTAGTTACATCGAAGGGATTATTTCTACATTTTTACTTTCCTTACGATTTTAATGTTCCAAAAATACGATTTATACTAAACATCAACTTACAAAACATAATGTTTAAAAAACAAGAAGTAACATGACAACAACATAGTGCAATCCATTGCAgttgtaaaaaaaaatgacaaaatgataatattaaaaaattcattcttacatttaaaaaaaataatacattgcAATACAATATCAAAAAAGCAATTTAAATACAACACGACAACATCACAATAATATAGTATTGAAAAGGCAATTAGACATCAGTTCATTGCATTAaactcaaaataaattaaaaaccaACATCAAAACAATTTTTCCCTGCATTTTAAGATGTgttaaaaataaacttaaaatatatctcaaaacaactaaacatatattcaaaataaactaaaaaaaataacaattggaaaacaactaaacattaacccACTACATACTAACATGTTAAAAACcaactaaaaaataacaattgaacaacaactagaagtcaacccattgcatactaacatgcttttttttaaaataaaaaaatatatctgaAAACAACTAAACAATAATTAGATAACATAACAACAAAACaattatatataaacttaaacaactaaaaaacaacatgaaaaaacaactatacataaatcaaaacaacacaaaacaacTAAACTAAcctgaaaaaaattataaaaaatttactcaatttgaaatcaactagacatcaacaaaaaatataggaaaactaaatatataaaataaaatcaatttgcagaacaacaataaaaaataaaaaaataatttaaatgcaACACGACAACAACCTCACAACAAGAAATATtgaaaaagacttaaaaatactACACCGTACGTCTAATAACTAAAAAGCAACtacaaaaaaatgataaaaaacacaatttaattaaatttaaaacaaaaaatcaacTCAATATATACGTAATAAAAATCTAGTTGAGATGATAAATCATATGATGAAGAGTTACAACTCGAGTAATACGTGGAAGTTTAAGGTATATCCAAAATAAGCTTAAAACATACCAAACATATCCTGAAAATAAATTATACTAATTtccttatatatttaaaaaaataagatgattatattttatttttattaacatATGTGTCAAATTTTGAAAGCACCATTACATGCAGTACATATGAATGTGGCAATTATGCTCGAATTACAATAGTAAAATATTggtaaataattacaattatattaGACATTATAGAATGAGTAAAAGATATAGAGCATATATTGTTGTGGTAAACCACATAATTGacacttagattttttttttctcaaaataaactaaaaagtaACTGAAAATCAACTAGAAATCAACCTACTATAATACAGTGTCGGAAAAACAATTACAAATCAATTCAATATCAATCCACTCCATCAACTCAAAATAAACTATTAAAAAATACTAGTTTGAAAAGATAGGTGATAATGATGAGTTTCATCTAAAACAATACCGAAAATAAACTAATAGTATCCTAAATTAGATATCAACTAGAcacatcaataaaaaaaataactatacATCAACTCGCCACAATATAGTGTCAACAAAGACAACTAAAAATCAACAATACCAAAAATACCAAAAATGTTATGTGTTGGAGTATttacaatataatattttagtatttaatttgtacttttttttttttggtaaattctAGAATAACtaatattgaatatatatatttatatatataaatgttaatACAAATTTTCTGTGAACTTAGAGCTACAAAGTCTCCTTTTGTTTATATATAAGACTAACATAATTATGGTAACACATAATGCAAATAGGAGAGTCAAGTGATAGTAGCATCACATGTCTAAAATTTGCTACTCAAAATCAGCACGCCAGCTGCATAAAAAAAACAAGCAAAGGTAATAGCCAGCATGCAAAAAGGAGAGCTTGACAACTAGCAAAATTATAGGCCAGCATGCAAGAAAAAGAAAACCAACTAAAAAGAcaagacatatatataaatatatatttcttggTCATTCCATTTTTCCATACTTCAAAGCTATTGACTTCATTTCATTattgatttattataattttaattatttattatccaAAAGATTCTAGGAGCGAAGAAGAAGATCAGGCGGTGGTTCTGTATTCACATAATTAGTGTGTCTAATTTTTTTGAGCACATAGCTTGACAATGAAAATGAACTGGAGCATCTTAAAGCTGCAGTTGAATTTTAGCACACAAGTTTGACAAAATCTCCAAGCCGACATCGCACTGCACCAAGAACCAATAAAACTGTTGTTCTGAGAGATCCAATCAAACTGTGTTATCTGTGGATTGCTCACATGGTGTTTGTGCTTGGAATATATGGTTCTTTCCCATATAATTCTAGATTAACGTGAGTTAGTTGCATCTCATTAAGAACCATTGATTGAATCCACACGTTTTAGCTGTGAATAACAAATcgtaaaaatgtaaaattaaGCGTGAAACGGTAGAAATGAAAAAAATCCCGCCTGACCGTAAAAATGCAATATTTTGAGGCAAAATAGTGTGTTAGGTAAATTTCTCTACATGAATATGTGGTGTTTGTCATTTTATTTGTTAGTAAACGTGTCAACCTTGTTTTTTAGCCATATTTATCtgaataatgatatgtgcaccaaaaTTATGCACCCAACACTACATATTATTACTTCAATGGAAGTGATAACTTTATTTAaccaatcaaatttattttaggcATGATCTATTGTTTTAAACAATATTATCATTATTCATTTATATATgagatttttttcaaaaatatatattttttggtgtttttttacGGTCCctgatttttttttccaaaaatactaccttaagtttttggaaaatacgtttttaaagttttatatttacaaaaatacggtgtcaatgaaacaactaagaaacaacaataagacaacaacgaaacattaaccctatttttttaaaatcaaaatatattttcaaacaaCTAAACACCAAATAGACAACAATACAACAGAacaactataaataaacttaaacaactaaaaaaacaacatgaaaacaactatacataaaatctaaactacacaaaaacaacaataagacaacaactaaacattaatTCACTGCATACTACACACATTTAAAAACAACAAATGAAGAACAACTAGAAGTCAACCCATTACAtactaacatttttttttaaataaaaaaatcaagataTATCTTAAACAAATAAACAACAATTAGGCATTAACACAACAACataacaactatatataaacttaaaataactaaaaatcaatgtgaaaacaactatacataaatctaaacaactaaaaaatatagtGAAAATAGCtatacataaatttaaacaactaaaaaacaacgtgaaacaactatacataaatctaaacaacacaaaaacaacccaacatatattaaatataaactaaaattataagTAAACTTAAATTTCCTAACTCAAGAAATTAAataatcaatataaaatgtgaactaaaagaaaaatgagattttgCCTTATGAAAAGTGGGTCCCAATAGAGACCCTAAATAAAAGTGGGTCCCAGTAAAAATATGTGTAAAACCAAATTACAGGCTAGTAAAAATACTATATAGTGTTAGTACAAAGTGAATGAGTTATTGATGGAGTGGGTCTTTGGATTAAGCCCACGTAAGAGCAAACCAGTGGCACAAATTAAATTTCTAGTTTAGAATAAATATAACATTAGCTAGGTTTTGCATTGATAAATTATGTATATAAATGATACCCACAATGGTATAGTTTTCACGTAGCTAAACAAACACATAAAGCTAAGAAACGATAACAAGCTAATTTAAATAAACGACAGGAATATAGAGAAACTATAAATGTGTTCTAACAATTATTATAGACAAACAAAAGAATAATTAGCTACAAAAGAGTAATTAGCTTCTTATCCTAACTTGGGTATATTGCATCAATTATCAGGGTACTCTGTTTCACTTTTAAAAAACAGAGTAATTAATGGGTTTAGCTtgtctctctctctatatatatataaatataaataaataagattAAAGCTTACCATCTGAGTAGTAGGACCATTAACCACCATCTTGACCACAATGATTAAAGAAGAAAATATATTATGCCTGTATTTCTTTGCTGAAAAAAACGTCAAAAATGTCTGGCATGATACTAGGAGTAGGTTCTTGACCATTACCATTTAAGTAGTAGGACCATCTTGACCATTACCATCTGAGTAGTAGGACCATTAACCACCATTCGGGTACTCTGTTTCACTTTTAAAAAACAGAGTAAGTAATGGTTTAGCTTGtatttctctctctatatatataaataagattaaAGCTTACCATTTGAGTAGTAGGACCATTAAAGCTTATAattaatgtgtatatatatatatataagtgttgcAATTTTTATTTGACTAAGTTTATATGTTAAGTATCTGTACATTCATGCTGTATAGAGAATGTACATTCATGCTAGACATAGCAGACTGATGACAtcgtaaaaaagtaaaaatataatcaaaatcgtataaaagaaaaaaattccaGTAGTCCGTATAAATGAATTTTTTTCAAGTAATATAGTATATCTTGTAAATTTAAATTTCTCTTTATATTGCCAATTGTAATAAAAATGTTTTATATGCTAAATTGATAGCCATTTGGTTTTCTGGTGTTTTATAAACTCATTATTGCAAGTTGGCTCGAAATTGTTGATTGAGTATTCTTCCAGAGGACCTCTGGCTGGTATGAAAGCCTTGAGGAGATACCCTTGCTACTATCAATGGGTGTAGCTTTCAACATATGTGGCTGACTCTCTATGATAGAGTGATGGTGTTAAACCAGTTGTAATGTGTTACTTCATATATTGCTTCTTACTTATCATATAATTTGCCTATAAAACGACATTTGGTATGGTTTAACATAATTTGTTGACAAAAAAGTTAACTTCAACAGAACCTGTCAATTATTCATTAAATATATTTGGGTACGTATTTTAagtacacatatcattactctataAATATTAGTGCAATACATAAACATAATTCATTATAGTCGTATTTCTAtaaaaactaaacaaattaaaaatttaaaacacTTTTATACAAGAAAATCAATACGATCTTCCTTTTTCTCTTATCCAAAATCCTAAAGCAAACTTCCCCCTGTTTTGTTTTTCACATTACATTATCACAGATAATTTAATAGCTACTTATATAGATCAATTTCTGTAAAatgattttcttttttaaaaagtaAATCTTTCAAAAGTTGGTTGCAATTAAGGATATCATCTCCAATGGAGTGCTATAAAAATAGTGTAtatgataaggtcatttttgtattaatatttgataagtttctccatgcttagatggtgttatgatatcattttttttagtagttttaacttagtttcatgaatctacaacatattttctatattccattttatgatgataaatctgaaattttgatggcaagtgtaggtTATGAATCATAGGTTGAAAAAAAAGATTCACTGAgatgaggttaaaatgaagttttaggagcATTCCAGGCTTTCaggattgaaatgttgaagtggcggCAGCTTACAAACTATCTAAGGtcgagaattgaagaaattgaagataggcTACGGCCCATAAAATTCAGGCCACGacactttaattggaattgacGTTTTAGATTTTATGTTTCAGACAGGCTGCTGTCCAGATTTTTCAGGCCGCTGCTTACTGTGAAGAAAAGTGAAGTTGGGCCGCTGCCCAGTTTTTTTAGGTCGCGCCCTGCGTGACCAATTTTGCACATATTTTGTTTTAGGCCGCAACACGCATTTTCCAAGCCGCGGCCTGCGACGCTGTTTTCAGAttacattttaaatataatttaaaggataCTATAAAAGATGGTTAGGGTTAATTTGAGATTAAGTTTTTATTACGATTTTGGAGAGAAAAAGACTGagaaagggctgaagagaagactacaacactattgttcatcaatgtagtttcttttcttccttaaatctctttaatcttaattataattatgtttgtgattatgattgctattatgaagtaggtttattttaggttaagggttaattcaaaactcaagacatgaattcttgattgttgataatgagtattattctttaatttctgtcaatattaaattgtttctatttttccaattgaatgttatgaattttgtgattttttgttaggtggccaactaattaaggttttataTTGTTCAATTGTcgtcttagaattactactcacctaatagtttatgattataagtgtatgtgataaattgcaattgatagtgatgtcaaaagaattgttgattgtgatgaaaaatagaacctaggttaaatgaattatatgcttcattaatttattgcctagattaacttgtctctataagacttaatgctttatctaagttaaatagattgtatgcttcatagatttattgcttagttaaaagagttaattattgagcgctttgCCTTGATTATTTGTGATAGGGAGACTGagataattgtctgcttcagcgttatctgcgaGGTTAATATTAATTGAGAAactggaataatatttattattagtgattgagAATGATTGTtaagggtggagattaacctttaactgtttcttaatatcgtaatattaGTCTTTATTTACGttctattttatgttatttaattttgagttcaaaATCTAAATCTCCCTTTTAAGTCTTAGtgctaattattgaataataaagtgaacgatagtcctcatGGGTTCAgtctgtgcttgctattatactaaaataattggaagtattaaaagaaaaataattgttaaaatttgttgtggtatacgacACACATCAGTATAACCATTTTTTAGCCCACCTTCATAAAATAGAACTCCAATGGTAGTCTAAAATGTGTGTCAAATTTGATacatgctaaaagttgtgccaaatttggtaCAAAATATAGCATGAGCCAAATTTGGGCCacaataaatatcatttttttaattactCATTTGCCACTCATTAAtacaatttattaatttaaataggtttttagtttttaatttatcttttaataaaaaaattatttagtttgtatattttcaataaacatTAATAGTTGTATTGACTTTTTTTTAGCTAGTTTGCACATTGTGCATTAGACCATTTCCAATGCAAGATGtaaattttgtgccaaatttaacACAAAATATGAGTTAATGCTATATTTGGCCCAATATTTGCAATTGTGCTTCAATGCACAAGAtgcaaattaacacaaaaaatgcaataattcatttaatatttattgagaatatacaaaaattaatttttttattatccaAATTATGTACTCCAAGAAATTcactattaaaaaaataaaaaaatgatatatggttggtcattaattgtcaactactcaattataataattagtgacaatatagtaaataaaaaagtaGCATTTATTGATGTGCCAAATTTGGCCCATGCTATaatttgt contains the following coding sequences:
- the LOC133788782 gene encoding oligoribonuclease isoform X1; this translates as MERLVNAFSVLELDAEDDDQARAEASDAPEPKDGATSSGMGDNKASNHGSKAMEEKTKHNTPSTEYKMPLVWIDLEMTGLNVEVDRILEIACIITDGNLNKQVEGPELVIHQTKECLDRMGEWCQSHHAASGLTKKVIHSTISEREAENQVIEFVKKNVGTYTPLLAGNTVYMDFIFLRKYMPELASLFSHVVVDVSSVRALCIRWYPRDQRKAPVKESKHRAMDDIRESILELKYFKENIFKASKSKR
- the LOC133788782 gene encoding oligoribonuclease isoform X2, which encodes MERLVNAFSVLELDAEDDDQARAEASDAPEPKDGATSSGMGDNKASNHGSKAMEEKTKHNTPSTEYKMPLVWIDLEMTGLNVEVDRILEIACIITDGNLNKQVEGPELVIHQTKECLDRMGEWCQSHHAASGLTKKVIHSTISEREAENQVIEFVKKNVGTYTPLLAGNTVYMDFIFLRIKGKPRLKKVNTEPWMISEKAFWNSNISKRIYLKLQSLKGDG